TGCTATAAACAGGAAGGACTCATTTTTTGGATTCTCTGCCATTTTAATGGCAGGGATAATCGCCCCAAGAATGTTTCCGAGGTGCGGTGTGCCTGTGCTTTGTATACCGGTCAAGATTCTTGCCATCCGCTTATCATTAAATAATGACAAAAGTAAAAGAAATACCAGAACCCTGCTAAAATTGTTATTTTTGATTTTATGTTGAGGCTTTTAATAAAAGCAGGCCAGCTTTTGTATCGCATTTGGTTTTACATTTTGGTGGCCATACCCATCATTGTATTTTCTCCATTCCTCATTGCTTTATCCCTTTCTGAAAAGACCTATCCTCAATTTTTTTGGTTGGCCCGAAATATTTGGGCACCTGTTATCCTTTACGGGATGGGGTGTATTCCCAGGATAGAGTACAAGGAAAAGCTGGTTAAAGGCAAGAGTTATATGTTGATCGCCAACCACACCAGCATGCTTGATATTATGTTAATGCTCAGAGTGAGCAAAAATCCCTTTGTTTTTGTGGGGAAGAAAGAACTTGTAAAGATTCCCATATTTGGATTTTTCTATAAGAGAGTTTGCATAATGGTTGATCGGGACAACAGCAATAGCAGAATGGGCGTATACCGTAGGGCACAGCGCAGACTCAATCAGGGCCTGAGTATTTGTATCTTTCCGGAAGGAGGTGTGCCCGCCGAGGAAATTATTTTGGACGAATTTAAAGACGGGGCCTTTAAAATGGGAATCAACCACAATATACCGATTGTTCCAATCTTATTTTTTGATGCAAAAAAAGATTCTCATTTACCCTATACAGTGGCGGACCCGGTTGGCTAAGGGTAAAGGTTTATCCCTTTATACAAACAGAAGGAATGGAAGAGGTGCAAAAAGGAGAACTTAGAGATCGGGTCAGATCTTTTATGCTCAGGGAACTCCGGACGTCTGTCGTAAATTAAAAAATACTAAACAGTATAAAAAAAGCGCCCCGCATTATACGGGGCGCTAAAGGGGTCACTGTGAAGGCAGTAACCAACCTAACCAACTTCTTAAAATCTAAAATTAAGGCCAGAATAAACGCCCATAGAGAAAGGTTGAAAGTTTCCTGAGGTTTCTGAAAATGTATTGAGCTGATACTTAAACATTGGTTCAAGACTCAATTGAAATTTATCATTAAATTGATAGGATATCCCAATGCCAAAATTGGTGCTTAAATTGATGTCATTGAGGTTGTTAGCCTCCCCCATCTCCGTGGTGATTCCATTCGACTCAAGGGTAACACTATTATTTACCAAAAAAAGTGAGCTCAGTCCGCCAACCACATTCACACCAATTTTTCGATCAAGAATTTCATAAGTTAGTTCAAGGGGCACTTCCAAATAACCGAAGTCCTGAATCATTTTGCCATTTAAAGATGGATCCGGCCCGGCCACGTCCTGAGCATTTTCAGTTGCGAGTTTACCACTTCTCGTATTGCTGCGCACTACGAGATTTCTGCTGCTCAAGGAATAATCTATATTATCAATAATTCCATTTGTGCTGGCATTGAGAGAAGAGGAGAAGTTTACATCCCTGGTATCATAACCAAAATCAACTCTGTGTATCCCCGATCTTATTTTAACCCTCTTAGCCACTTTATAGGATACCGCAAGTCCGTAACTCATGTTCACATTACCCGATTTGGCATTATTCTCAAAAGTAGAATGGATTGGTGACCCCTGGGCCAAAGAGCTAAAGAAAACCGGAGCAACTCTAGGCCCTAATTCCCATTTCTTATTAGACTCTTCCTTGAGTTTTTCTTCTTCCTGTTGGGCGATGGCTTCAAAAATTGAAGTCTTTTCATCTTCCTCAGACTTTTCCTGTATTATTTTTTTTAGTTCCTCCTTTTTTGCCTCATTTTTCGCAATGAGCTCCTTGTTATCATTAAGTAACTGTTCCTTTTGTACCCCCGCTTTCCTATCTGTCTGCAGCGCATCGGATTTATCTCCTTTTACGTTTGAAGCAATAATGTCACTTTTTATATTTTCTGTGGTCTTTTTAGCTTCTACGGGGGCAATTGTCGCTAAAGCATTCTCATTTTCCCTGAGGTTTTCTGCTTTATTGGTTTTGGCTTCCCTACTTACAATTTCGATGCCTTTGCCGAGGTCCTGATATTTGGGATCAGCACTTTGTTCTGAAACCTCACTTTTATTATCAGAAGAGGATACTACCGTTACTTTCTCAGCTTCATCAGCGGTATCGGGATCAGATATTACGGGATCAGTCAATAAATTCATTTCAGTATTGTCATCCACTGAAGGAACCTTTAAATCCGAATCCGTAATCACTTCCTCTGAATTTGGGAGATCGTTCTGCGGGAGAAAAATAAACAAGCCAATGATAATTAAGGCAGCCACGCCGCCTAGTTTCCACCAAATGGGCAGAATTCTTCTCTTCTTTTGCTTTTTATCAAGAGATGCGGAGATATTTTCCCAAACCGTTTCTTCCGGCAAGTGACTATAATCCTGCAGTTTTTCTCTGAATACCTTTTCTATGCTTTTCTTTTCCATGTGTTTGGTATTAAGCAATATTGATATTTTCTTTCTTTAATTTCTCTTTCAGGATCATTTTAGCCCTGGACAAGTTTGACTTGGAAGTACCGGTTGATGTGCCCAATAATTCGCTAATTTCCTTATGAGTATATCCGTCCAAAACATACAGGTTAAATGTAAGCCTGTACTTGTTTGGCAATTCCTGTACGTATTGAAGTAAGGTGGAAAGCTGAACATCCGGATAGTCGTAGTCTATATCCTCTTCTTCCTGGATATTGTCAGTGACCACTTTCATATATTGGTCCTTTCGATACTTCTGTAGAACCGTATTAACGGTTATCCTTTTTAGCCAACCTTCAAAGGACCCCTTGAATTTAAATTGTTCTATTTTATCATAGATCGTGAGAAAACTATCATGAAGGTTGTCCTCTGCTTCCGTTTTATTTCTGGAATATTTTAAACATAAGCCGTACAAGACACTGGAATACTTCCGGTAAAGCTGTTCTTGTGCCTTCCTGTCTCCCTTCTTACATTGATGTATGAGCTTCTTTAAACTCAAAATTGTCGGTTAGATTTAAATCCTCAATCCTCGTAAATCGTCTTAATTCACAGGCACTTCCATCTCTATGTACTGTTGGTTCCCGTTTTCATCTTCCCCGTTCCAGAATTTAAAAAGATAGGTACCTTCGTACAGACAAATAAAGTTAAAGGAAGCTTCAAGTTCTTCTACAGCCTGAGTGCAGGGTTCATCCAGGAATTCAGTGCCAATGGCTACAACATTCCGTGTAGTTGTCGATTCCTTTGTAATGTCGAACCCTTCAAAAAACACACATGCACTGGGGCGTAGATACCTTACCCTGATCTCGTAAGTCTCATTGAGTTCAAAGGACTCAGGAAGTTCAGCGCTTACAATTTGCAATGGAACAAATTTAAAATTAACCCTGTCGTCCTCTAGTTTACACGACTGTAAGCTTAAGGCAAGTAAACAAACAAACAGAAAAAAGATTTCTTAAAGCTCATCTCAA
This DNA window, taken from Muriicola soli, encodes the following:
- a CDS encoding outer membrane beta-barrel protein; the protein is MEKKSIEKVFREKLQDYSHLPEETVWENISASLDKKQKKRRILPIWWKLGGVAALIIIGLFIFLPQNDLPNSEEVITDSDLKVPSVDDNTEMNLLTDPVISDPDTADEAEKVTVVSSSDNKSEVSEQSADPKYQDLGKGIEIVSREAKTNKAENLRENENALATIAPVEAKKTTENIKSDIIASNVKGDKSDALQTDRKAGVQKEQLLNDNKELIAKNEAKKEELKKIIQEKSEEDEKTSIFEAIAQQEEEKLKEESNKKWELGPRVAPVFFSSLAQGSPIHSTFENNAKSGNVNMSYGLAVSYKVAKRVKIRSGIHRVDFGYDTRDVNFSSSLNASTNGIIDNIDYSLSSRNLVVRSNTRSGKLATENAQDVAGPDPSLNGKMIQDFGYLEVPLELTYEILDRKIGVNVVGGLSSLFLVNNSVTLESNGITTEMGEANNLNDINLSTNFGIGISYQFNDKFQLSLEPMFKYQLNTFSETSGNFQPFSMGVYSGLNFRF
- a CDS encoding RNA polymerase sigma factor, giving the protein MSLKKLIHQCKKGDRKAQEQLYRKYSSVLYGLCLKYSRNKTEAEDNLHDSFLTIYDKIEQFKFKGSFEGWLKRITVNTVLQKYRKDQYMKVVTDNIQEEEDIDYDYPDVQLSTLLQYVQELPNKYRLTFNLYVLDGYTHKEISELLGTSTGTSKSNLSRAKMILKEKLKKENINIA